AGCAGGTGCAGCAGCAGGCAACTACATCGGCAAGACGCAGTCGGGCCAATGTGTGTATGAGAACTCCGCCGGCCAACGCTACACAGCGGCCTGCCCTTAAGGCCACACGATCAGCATGACAGAAAACCCCCGGTCCTTCCGGGGGTTTTCACATTCACAAAATTCAAATTCCAAGAGGTCGAAGAGCGGTAAAAAGAAAACCGCATTTGCCCCATTTTGCAATTTTTCAATACTCCTTGTCTCGATTTTTCACCCATAGGTATTGATTATTGACGATTTTTCCGCCACTACAGATCCAATTTCGCGCAACCGTAATACCAAATCTGGCACAGCGTAACGCCAGTTTAGGGGATTCTGATGGCACTTCCGGTCGAAACTTTCTTTCTTCACCCGGAATCCCACGGCACCTTGCAGCAACAAATCCAGCAGATGATCGCCCAAGGCATTCTCTCTGGCCGGTTCCAGCAGGGCGAGAAGCTCCCCTCCACCCGCAAACTGGCGCTGCACCTCGGGGTCAGCCGGATCACGGTCACGATTGCTTACACCGAACTTTTGGCAAATGATTACCTGACCTCAAAGGGGCGTTCAGGTTATTTTGTTTCCGAAAACGCCCCCTCCCCGCCAAATTTCAGCCCCGCCACCGAAAACCAGGAAGCCGTGGATTGGAACCGCGCCATCGGGCGACGGTTCGGGGCCAGCGTTGTGCCCGGAAAACCGCAGGATTGGGCCAAATTCCGGTATCCTTTCATCTATGGCCAGGCGGATCCAAGCCTGTTCGACCATGCAAATTGGCGGCTCTGCGCCCTGCAAGCTTTGGGCCAACGGGATTTCTCTGCTTTGACGGCAGATTACTTTGATCAGGACGATCCGCAGCTGATCGAATTCATCGCCCGCCACACCTTGCCGCGCCGGGGTATCTCGGCGCGCCCTGAACAGATTTTGATTACACTTGGCGCTCAGAATGCGCTCTGGCTTACGACCCAGGTTCTGCTCACCCAACGCCGCCGCGCCGCTTTGGAAGATCCATGTTATCCGGCGCTGCGTGATATCCTGTCCCAGTCGCGTTGCCATGTAACGCCTGTGCGCGTGGATCATGACGGCTTGCCACCGGATGCCATCCCCCCCGATACCGATGTAATTTTCAGCACACCCAGCCATCAATGCCCGACCAATGCGACCATGCCAATGGACCGCCGCCGCGCCTTGCTTGAACGCGCACGAGAGTTGGAAGCGATCATTGTCGAAGATGATTACGAGTTTGAGATGTCCTTTCTCAAATCACCCTCTCCGGCGC
This window of the Sulfitobacter mediterraneus genome carries:
- a CDS encoding PLP-dependent aminotransferase family protein, encoding MALPVETFFLHPESHGTLQQQIQQMIAQGILSGRFQQGEKLPSTRKLALHLGVSRITVTIAYTELLANDYLTSKGRSGYFVSENAPSPPNFSPATENQEAVDWNRAIGRRFGASVVPGKPQDWAKFRYPFIYGQADPSLFDHANWRLCALQALGQRDFSALTADYFDQDDPQLIEFIARHTLPRRGISARPEQILITLGAQNALWLTTQVLLTQRRRAALEDPCYPALRDILSQSRCHVTPVRVDHDGLPPDAIPPDTDVIFSTPSHQCPTNATMPMDRRRALLERARELEAIIVEDDYEFEMSFLKSPSPALKSLDTDGRVVYVGSFSKSLFPGLRLGYLVGSEPFIREARALRASVLRHPPGHIQRTAAYFLSLGHYDALIRRMGTAMHERRRVMEEALAAHELQVSGRGAYGGSSFWMRAPDRINTEELARRLHPKGVLIEPGRAFFAGDHQPQNYYRLAYSSIPTTRIPEGVNLIAQEMRQIH